The Chryseobacterium aureum genome contains a region encoding:
- a CDS encoding tetratricopeptide repeat protein: MEEYFGNELVKKFEEMMENNDEFYFDTEELEDIIVYYLELGDFNYADMAVNYGLKLHPNSLDIKIKRLEILLEWEEYNAAKELIDELKGASMEHTDFLVCYAKYYSNLGNPRKSIEICKKALTLEEEENFLHNFIADEYVNLGDPFNALKHYRKALKEDPTDEYSLENAMVCFSDLNKSEEAIAFLNEYLDEFPYSETAWFEYGQFYFNRKNYDEAIRGYDYLLAINSNSVGVYANKSACYEALGQYQKAIETYEEMLELEYTKAFTYYKIGLCNKALKQPILALNAFQKSLREDPQFYLAMMEQSYLYEEMGGMSEALHYAKEATQLNENNLDYQKRLAFLFIDSGKFEESLSCLKKLVDAEPSRFYNWYAYSEVLMLVGEYEDAVTVLNRAIKKHYRAELFYQLSNCYYNLKDQDKGMESLQKALELDPSLAKDMQKKYPFIKDEVKKVKASKVKKKN; encoded by the coding sequence TTGGAAGAGTATTTTGGAAATGAACTTGTAAAGAAGTTCGAGGAAATGATGGAAAACAATGACGAATTCTACTTCGATACCGAAGAGTTAGAAGACATCATCGTTTATTATTTGGAGCTTGGTGATTTTAATTACGCCGATATGGCTGTTAATTATGGTCTGAAGCTTCACCCTAATTCGTTGGATATTAAGATCAAAAGACTTGAAATCCTTCTGGAGTGGGAAGAGTATAATGCCGCGAAAGAACTTATTGACGAGTTGAAAGGTGCTTCTATGGAGCACACAGACTTTTTGGTTTGTTACGCCAAGTATTATTCGAACCTAGGAAATCCCAGAAAATCCATTGAAATCTGCAAAAAAGCTTTGACATTAGAGGAAGAAGAAAACTTTCTCCACAACTTTATTGCGGATGAATATGTGAATCTCGGAGATCCTTTTAACGCTCTTAAACATTACAGAAAAGCACTGAAAGAAGATCCTACGGATGAATATTCGCTGGAAAATGCAATGGTGTGTTTCAGTGACCTGAATAAGAGTGAGGAGGCTATTGCCTTTCTTAATGAATATTTAGATGAATTCCCTTATTCTGAAACCGCCTGGTTTGAATACGGACAATTCTATTTCAACAGAAAAAATTATGATGAAGCCATCAGAGGCTATGATTATCTGTTAGCAATCAACTCAAACTCTGTAGGGGTCTATGCTAATAAATCAGCCTGTTATGAAGCTTTGGGACAATACCAGAAGGCTATCGAGACTTATGAAGAAATGCTTGAGCTGGAATATACAAAAGCATTTACTTATTATAAAATCGGATTGTGCAATAAGGCATTGAAACAGCCTATTTTAGCGTTGAATGCATTCCAGAAATCATTGCGGGAAGACCCTCAGTTTTATCTTGCCATGATGGAACAGTCTTATCTTTATGAAGAGATGGGCGGAATGTCTGAAGCGTTGCATTATGCCAAAGAAGCTACCCAATTGAATGAAAATAATCTTGACTATCAGAAAAGACTCGCATTTTTATTCATAGATTCCGGGAAGTTTGAAGAAAGCCTTTCCTGTCTTAAAAAACTGGTGGATGCAGAGCCTTCAAGGTTCTACAACTGGTATGCTTATTCAGAAGTTTTGATGTTGGTAGGAGAGTATGAAGATGCGGTAACCGTGTTGAACAGAGCGATAAAAAAACATTACAGAGCTGAACTTTTTTATCAGCTGAGCAATTGCTATTACAATCTGAAAGACCAGGATAAAGGAATGGAATCACTTCAAAAGGCGTTAGAGCTTGACCCTTCTTTAGCGAAAGATATGCAGAAAAAATATCCTTTTATTAAAGATGAGGTGAAAAAAGTAAAAGCCAGTAAAGTGAAGAAAAAGAACTAG
- a CDS encoding quinone oxidoreductase family protein — protein MKAAVVFEKGSIPQYTEFPDPEIQENEILVSVKAASIKNLDRARAGGNHYSTENQQHQPAIIGTDGAGYLENGNKVYFFSKKGTVAEKAAADKKMIIPIPEGLDFSLAAALPNAVMGSAMALKFRAGLEPGNTVLINGATGITGRIAVQIAKLYGARKIIATGRNEEALQSLRKLGADEVISLKQDDQDFKQKIKYIHLETPIDIVLDYLWGHSAELILSAFKGDGTFSHKTRLVTVGGMSGDTIQLSSQILRGTDIQISGSGLGSWTKEEFALLFSEIIPEMFQAAVDGKINMETHEVDLKNIGAVWNAEIQSGKRLVIRI, from the coding sequence ATGAAAGCAGCAGTCGTATTTGAAAAAGGAAGTATTCCCCAATACACAGAATTCCCGGATCCTGAAATACAGGAAAATGAAATTTTAGTTTCGGTGAAAGCAGCCTCCATTAAAAACCTGGACAGAGCAAGGGCGGGAGGAAATCACTATTCAACAGAAAATCAGCAACATCAGCCGGCTATTATCGGGACAGATGGAGCAGGATATCTTGAAAACGGAAATAAGGTCTACTTTTTCAGCAAAAAAGGAACAGTAGCTGAAAAAGCCGCAGCAGACAAAAAAATGATTATCCCGATTCCTGAAGGACTGGATTTTTCTCTGGCAGCAGCATTACCCAATGCTGTTATGGGATCCGCAATGGCATTAAAGTTCAGGGCAGGATTAGAGCCGGGAAATACCGTTCTTATTAATGGAGCAACAGGAATTACAGGCAGAATCGCCGTTCAGATTGCCAAGCTATATGGAGCCCGAAAGATCATTGCTACCGGAAGAAACGAAGAAGCCCTGCAGTCTTTACGTAAATTGGGTGCCGATGAGGTGATCTCTCTCAAACAGGATGATCAGGATTTTAAACAAAAAATAAAGTACATTCACCTGGAAACGCCTATAGATATTGTTTTGGATTACCTCTGGGGACATTCCGCAGAGCTGATTTTATCTGCATTCAAAGGTGACGGAACCTTTTCCCATAAGACAAGGCTCGTAACCGTGGGCGGAATGAGCGGAGATACCATTCAGCTTTCTTCGCAGATTCTCAGAGGAACAGATATTCAGATTTCAGGATCCGGATTGGGAAGCTGGACGAAAGAAGAATTTGCACTTCTTTTTTCAGAAATCATTCCGGAAATGTTTCAGGCGGCCGTAGACGGAAAAATTAATATGGAAACCCATGAAGTGGATCTAAAAAATATCGGAGCCGTATGGAATGCAGAGATACAAAGCGGAAAACGCCTTGTAATAAGAATTTAA
- a CDS encoding Crp/Fnr family transcriptional regulator produces MSLFFFISGMFEHIKNRFPFPKEKWRKFLGSFERMEVPAKTLLLKEGEISCNAYYIEKGIVRAWYNNDGKDVTFQFFLENTMFSSLESFKKGLPSMVSFETIEPCILYRISKPDVESFLEDVYQNPDLRNLFMDALFERVFDYMKHFFSFIKDTPQQRYLNLTKEKPEIIRRVPQHYIASYLGVTTVHLSRIKSKIWKERLE; encoded by the coding sequence ATGAGTCTGTTCTTTTTTATATCAGGAATGTTTGAACACATCAAAAACAGGTTTCCTTTTCCCAAAGAAAAATGGAGAAAATTTCTGGGCAGCTTCGAACGCATGGAAGTTCCTGCCAAAACCTTACTGTTGAAAGAAGGTGAGATTTCCTGTAACGCTTATTATATAGAAAAAGGTATCGTCAGAGCCTGGTATAATAACGATGGGAAAGACGTTACCTTCCAGTTTTTCCTGGAAAATACCATGTTCTCATCCCTTGAAAGCTTTAAAAAAGGACTGCCGAGTATGGTTTCCTTTGAAACCATAGAACCCTGTATCCTGTACAGAATCAGCAAGCCTGATGTGGAATCTTTTCTGGAAGACGTCTATCAGAATCCTGATCTTAGAAACCTCTTTATGGATGCGCTTTTTGAAAGGGTTTTCGATTATATGAAACATTTCTTCTCATTCATTAAAGATACACCGCAGCAGCGCTATCTGAATCTTACCAAAGAAAAGCCGGAGATCATCAGACGGGTTCCGCAGCATTATATTGCTTCCTATCTCGGGGTTACTACAGTACATCTCAGTCGAATCAAGAGCAAAATATGGAAAGAGAGACTGGAGTAG
- the glmM gene encoding phosphoglucosamine mutase has product MSLIKSISGIRGTIGGKVNDNLTPLDVVKFASAFGTWLQNNKNKKDLTLIIGRDARISGQMVSSLVTATLQGLGIHVVDLGLSTTPTVEVMVPELNADGGIILTASHNPKQWNALKLLNEKGEFISGENGAEVLALAESEDFNYAEVDDLGKYETRDDAFDIHIQQILDLPMVDVEAIKAKKFKVVLDAVNSTGGIAIPMLLDKLGCETIRLYCEPTGHFPHNPEPLKEHLGDICELVKKENADLGVVVDPDVDRLALIDEKGEMFGEEYTLVAVADYLLKNKKGAAISNLSSSRALRDVANSHDSEYFASAVGEVNVVTLMKEKNAVIGGEGNGGIIYPELHYGRDSLVGVALFLTHLAKENKTVSELRAGYPSYFMGKKKIELTPEIDVDAILSKMEQEYQNEEVSTVDGVKIDFENNWVHLRKSNTEPIIRIYTEAKSQEEADQLGDDIIAKIKSLI; this is encoded by the coding sequence ATGTCGTTAATAAAATCTATTTCCGGAATTCGCGGAACCATTGGTGGAAAAGTAAATGATAACTTAACACCGCTGGATGTGGTAAAATTCGCGTCCGCTTTTGGAACCTGGCTTCAGAATAATAAAAATAAAAAAGACCTTACCCTTATCATCGGAAGAGATGCCAGAATTTCCGGGCAAATGGTTTCTTCTTTGGTAACGGCTACTTTGCAGGGATTGGGAATTCATGTGGTAGATTTAGGACTTTCTACAACTCCCACAGTAGAAGTAATGGTTCCTGAGCTGAATGCAGACGGAGGAATCATCCTCACTGCTTCCCACAACCCAAAACAATGGAATGCCCTTAAACTGTTAAATGAAAAAGGAGAATTCATCAGCGGGGAGAACGGGGCAGAAGTGCTGGCCCTGGCAGAAAGTGAAGACTTCAACTATGCTGAAGTGGATGATCTTGGAAAATATGAAACAAGAGACGATGCTTTTGATATCCATATTCAGCAGATCCTGGATTTGCCAATGGTAGATGTGGAAGCCATCAAAGCCAAAAAATTTAAAGTAGTACTGGACGCAGTAAACTCTACAGGAGGAATTGCAATTCCGATGCTATTGGATAAATTAGGCTGCGAAACCATCAGGTTATACTGTGAACCCACAGGACATTTCCCACACAATCCTGAACCGTTGAAAGAACATTTGGGTGATATCTGTGAATTGGTGAAAAAAGAAAACGCTGATTTAGGAGTTGTGGTAGATCCGGATGTGGACAGACTGGCTCTTATTGATGAAAAAGGCGAAATGTTTGGTGAAGAATACACACTTGTAGCCGTGGCTGATTACCTGTTGAAAAATAAAAAAGGGGCTGCAATTTCCAACCTTTCTTCAAGCCGAGCATTGAGGGATGTAGCAAATTCCCACGATTCAGAATACTTTGCAAGTGCTGTAGGAGAAGTAAACGTAGTGACCCTGATGAAAGAGAAAAACGCAGTAATCGGTGGAGAAGGAAACGGAGGAATTATCTATCCGGAATTACACTACGGAAGAGATTCTTTAGTAGGTGTAGCCTTATTTTTAACCCATTTAGCCAAAGAAAATAAAACGGTTTCTGAGTTAAGAGCAGGATATCCAAGCTATTTCATGGGTAAAAAGAAAATAGAACTCACCCCGGAGATTGATGTTGATGCTATTTTAAGCAAAATGGAGCAGGAATATCAGAATGAAGAAGTTTCCACGGTAGACGGTGTTAAAATAGACTTTGAAAACAATTGGGTTCACCTTAGAAAATCCAATACAGAGCCGATTATCAGAATTTATACTGAAGCGAAATCTCAGGAAGAAGCAGATCAGTTAGGAGATGATATCATTGCTAAAATCAAGAGTTTAATCTAA
- a CDS encoding DUF4421 family protein, giving the protein MNFLKTGLPVLFSLFALQGKAQSDTVNIKSYTDQVMIRVNLDTNIESYVFSEGEGKNARETVLSINNKTKASLSVDYRIISATLSFAPRFLQGNNDENMKGKSSYTDFSFRFFPGRIIQNLYYKNVRGFYVENMKDLFPQWEDGKDPYIQFPDLRVQSFGGSTSYIFNKNFSTRTIYTQGEWQKKSSGSWVPFVDYDLTIFRNTIDGVKDKETQYNIGGNIGYFYNWVIGTKVNIAPYLAVGIGGKFSSYRDFENGGTKENAQYATIRMQGGLHVGFNTDRFLFGGKMNFNANGYDQKNNQTVENNNLYGLLYIGYRFAPPKVVKNTYDKIQKKIPIL; this is encoded by the coding sequence TTGAATTTTTTAAAGACAGGATTACCTGTATTGTTTTCTTTATTTGCCCTTCAGGGAAAAGCACAGTCAGATACCGTAAATATCAAGTCTTATACAGACCAGGTAATGATTCGTGTGAACCTTGATACCAATATCGAGAGTTACGTCTTTTCGGAAGGAGAAGGTAAAAATGCCAGAGAAACTGTCCTGTCTATCAATAATAAAACAAAAGCCTCCCTTTCAGTTGATTATAGGATCATCAGTGCTACACTGTCATTTGCGCCAAGGTTTTTACAGGGAAATAATGATGAGAATATGAAGGGAAAAAGCTCCTATACCGATTTCAGTTTCAGATTCTTTCCCGGAAGGATTATCCAAAATCTATATTATAAAAATGTAAGAGGTTTTTATGTGGAAAATATGAAAGACCTTTTCCCGCAATGGGAGGATGGAAAAGATCCGTATATCCAGTTTCCGGATCTTAGAGTGCAGAGCTTTGGCGGTTCTACCTCCTATATTTTTAATAAAAATTTTTCGACAAGAACAATCTATACTCAGGGGGAATGGCAGAAGAAAAGCAGTGGAAGCTGGGTGCCGTTTGTAGATTATGATCTTACCATTTTCAGAAATACCATTGACGGAGTAAAAGACAAAGAAACCCAATACAATATCGGAGGCAATATCGGATATTTCTACAATTGGGTCATTGGGACAAAAGTAAATATTGCTCCTTATCTGGCAGTCGGTATTGGGGGAAAGTTTTCCAGCTATCGGGATTTTGAAAATGGAGGAACAAAAGAGAATGCACAGTATGCCACCATAAGAATGCAGGGAGGTCTGCATGTAGGCTTTAATACAGACCGGTTTCTGTTTGGAGGTAAAATGAACTTTAATGCCAATGGCTACGATCAGAAAAATAACCAGACTGTGGAGAATAATAACCTCTATGGCCTTTTGTATATAGGATATCGTTTTGCACCACCGAAAGTTGTAAAAAATACTTATGATAAAATCCAAAAAAAGATTCCCATACTATAA
- the feoB gene encoding ferrous iron transport protein B, which translates to MQENKKKQILLVGNPNVGKSTVFNTLCNKKQKTGNYAGVTVASHSGNYTYKNEEVEVIDLPGSYSVYPSSEDEAIFSKYLIEEQKNYAGVVYILEALSLKRGLLLFQQIQDLGIPMILIVNQIDQAERRGISIDIMKFSDALGIKIIQTNAKENIGIDTVREAIFSNEFVKTNTASFETPNEHRDFIKKLAAHKGFDNEYKAWMSLSLGTDLGRISSVMELLNEEDSKSLVPKRLQVQETVRRYQNVDKILADVISKKAQFKELLTEKLDKVLVHKFWGYVVFLLILLVIFQSVFFLAEYPMNWIESAFSWLAAFTSEHLPEGPVNSLVSNGIVPGIGGIVVFAPQIGILLYFLYLLEDSGYMARVVFLMDRLLRPFGLNGKSIVPLVSGTACAIPAVISTRNIENVKERLLTILVTPFMTCSARLPVYSIIIGLIISEGTFLGIKYKALVLMGMYLLGFLVALFSAAILKRFIKSKGKTYLVMDLPTYKKPLFGYDFKMVLGKVWDFITGAGKIIFIVSIIIWFLSYFGPAQKADQFVATDVHLDHSYLAKMGKGIEPVIAPLGYDWKMGVGILTSFVAREVFVGTMSTLYSLEDDAPEVKVIDKMRRDVKPNGEKVFSFATGISVLLFYAFAMQCVSTLAVVYRETKSWKWTGFQVVMMTGLAYFVSMIVYQILK; encoded by the coding sequence ATGCAGGAAAACAAGAAAAAACAGATACTTTTAGTCGGAAATCCTAATGTGGGAAAGTCTACGGTTTTTAATACGCTTTGTAACAAAAAGCAGAAAACCGGAAACTATGCCGGCGTTACCGTTGCAAGCCATTCGGGGAATTATACCTATAAAAATGAAGAAGTGGAAGTCATTGACCTTCCTGGTTCTTACAGCGTTTACCCGAGTTCAGAAGATGAGGCTATTTTTTCCAAATACCTTATTGAAGAGCAGAAAAACTACGCAGGGGTTGTTTATATTCTTGAAGCATTAAGTTTAAAAAGAGGATTACTTTTGTTCCAGCAGATTCAGGATCTCGGTATTCCCATGATTTTGATTGTCAACCAGATTGATCAGGCAGAAAGAAGAGGAATCAGCATAGATATTATGAAGTTTTCAGATGCGTTGGGGATTAAAATTATTCAGACCAATGCCAAAGAAAACATCGGAATTGACACAGTAAGAGAAGCGATTTTCAGCAATGAATTTGTAAAAACAAATACAGCTTCCTTTGAAACTCCCAACGAACACAGAGACTTTATTAAGAAACTGGCAGCACACAAAGGGTTCGACAACGAATATAAGGCATGGATGAGTCTTTCTCTGGGAACAGACCTGGGAAGAATAAGCTCGGTAATGGAGCTGCTGAATGAAGAAGATTCTAAAAGCTTGGTTCCAAAAAGATTACAGGTTCAGGAAACCGTTAGAAGATATCAGAACGTAGATAAAATACTGGCGGATGTCATTTCTAAAAAAGCTCAGTTCAAAGAATTATTAACTGAAAAACTGGATAAGGTTTTAGTACATAAGTTCTGGGGGTATGTAGTTTTCTTACTGATTCTGCTGGTTATTTTCCAGAGTGTTTTTTTCCTTGCAGAATATCCGATGAACTGGATTGAAAGTGCATTCTCATGGCTTGCTGCATTCACAAGTGAACACCTTCCTGAAGGACCTGTCAACTCCCTGGTTTCAAACGGAATTGTCCCGGGAATCGGAGGAATTGTAGTTTTTGCACCCCAGATCGGAATCCTGCTGTATTTCCTCTATCTTTTGGAAGATTCAGGGTATATGGCCAGAGTGGTATTTCTGATGGACAGATTACTTCGTCCCTTCGGACTTAACGGAAAAAGTATTGTTCCACTGGTATCAGGAACTGCCTGTGCGATCCCTGCCGTGATTTCCACAAGAAATATTGAAAACGTTAAAGAGAGATTGCTGACCATATTGGTGACGCCATTTATGACCTGTTCTGCAAGGCTTCCGGTATACAGTATTATCATCGGGCTGATTATCTCAGAAGGAACATTCTTAGGAATAAAATATAAAGCGCTGGTGCTGATGGGAATGTATCTTTTAGGCTTTTTAGTTGCCTTATTCTCTGCGGCGATCCTTAAGAGATTTATTAAAAGCAAAGGGAAAACCTACCTTGTAATGGATCTTCCTACCTATAAAAAACCCCTTTTCGGATACGATTTTAAAATGGTTTTAGGAAAAGTATGGGACTTTATTACCGGAGCCGGAAAAATAATTTTCATTGTAAGTATCATCATCTGGTTCCTGAGTTATTTCGGACCTGCCCAGAAAGCAGATCAGTTTGTAGCAACTGATGTTCATCTGGATCATTCTTACCTTGCGAAAATGGGGAAAGGAATAGAACCGGTAATCGCACCGCTTGGGTACGACTGGAAAATGGGTGTGGGAATCCTTACCAGTTTCGTGGCAAGAGAAGTTTTCGTAGGCACCATGTCTACCCTTTACAGCCTGGAAGATGATGCTCCGGAAGTAAAAGTAATTGATAAAATGAGAAGAGATGTAAAGCCAAACGGTGAAAAAGTCTTCAGCTTTGCAACCGGAATTTCGGTACTTCTTTTCTATGCATTTGCAATGCAGTGTGTTTCTACACTAGCAGTAGTCTACAGAGAAACCAAAAGCTGGAAATGGACCGGCTTTCAGGTGGTGATGATGACAGGTTTGGCATATTTTGTGTCGATGATAGTATATCAGATTTTAAAGTAA
- a CDS encoding FeoA family protein yields the protein MKETGLHKLSGFPKNKMGKILGYDNDHLKMPNKIIEMGLLPETIFRILYQAPFNGPMYVEFGAEKSRIALREEEGDYIIVEELN from the coding sequence TTGAAAGAGACAGGATTACATAAATTAAGTGGATTCCCTAAAAATAAAATGGGGAAGATATTGGGGTATGATAACGACCATCTTAAGATGCCCAATAAAATCATTGAAATGGGTCTTCTTCCGGAAACCATTTTCAGAATTTTGTATCAGGCACCGTTCAATGGACCTATGTATGTGGAGTTTGGAGCAGAAAAAAGCCGGATTGCTCTTCGCGAGGAAGAAGGAGATTACATCATTGTTGAAGAATTGAATTAA
- a CDS encoding GLPGLI family protein, translating to MKKLFSIFLIALFAFAGAQESKETANRFFYELTFKPKKDSAKLEKVIMALDIVKDRSVYRDFTAIGQDSILKVQFEAMQKAGVYKDLSKSFKMPKFSAKIVKIYPDMNIQYIERIASGFSPMTIGYNETLKLDWKISNEKAKIGTYNAQKATTEFAGNKWTAWFSSELPFQDGPYKFSGLPGLIVKIEDEGKNYSWVLQGNKKIPNWEELTYMEKLSNIGLKVTEMPREKFERTFNDFKKDPFASVRPMMTQEMMSKSIPGMDGTIGDMMKKQEKMYKDFFNANDNPIEPPFEKLKVGKIEKVGKEN from the coding sequence ATGAAAAAATTATTCTCCATATTCCTTATCGCTCTTTTTGCTTTTGCTGGCGCTCAGGAGTCAAAGGAAACTGCGAACCGCTTCTTTTATGAACTTACTTTTAAACCGAAGAAAGATTCAGCAAAGCTTGAAAAAGTAATTATGGCTCTTGATATAGTTAAAGACAGATCTGTTTATAGAGACTTTACAGCTATTGGACAAGATTCCATTTTGAAAGTTCAATTTGAAGCAATGCAAAAGGCAGGAGTCTATAAAGACCTATCTAAATCTTTCAAAATGCCAAAATTTTCAGCAAAAATAGTGAAGATATATCCAGATATGAACATCCAATACATTGAAAGGATTGCCAGCGGATTTTCTCCTATGACTATTGGGTATAATGAAACATTAAAATTAGACTGGAAAATTTCTAACGAAAAAGCAAAAATTGGAACTTATAATGCTCAGAAAGCAACAACTGAATTTGCAGGGAATAAATGGACAGCATGGTTTAGTTCAGAGCTTCCTTTTCAGGATGGTCCGTATAAATTTTCAGGACTTCCGGGCTTAATCGTAAAGATTGAAGACGAAGGCAAAAATTATTCTTGGGTACTTCAGGGAAATAAAAAAATTCCAAACTGGGAAGAATTGACATACATGGAAAAACTTTCTAATATTGGTTTAAAAGTGACTGAAATGCCAAGAGAAAAGTTTGAAAGAACGTTCAATGATTTCAAAAAAGATCCTTTTGCTTCTGTAAGGCCTATGATGACCCAAGAAATGATGTCTAAATCAATTCCTGGAATGGATGGAACAATCGGAGACATGATGAAGAAGCAGGAAAAGATGTATAAAGATTTCTTCAATGCCAATGATAATCCAATTGAGCCTCCTTTCGAAAAACTGAAAGTTGGAAAAATAGAAAAAGTCGGGAAAGAAAATTAA
- a CDS encoding DinB family protein gives MDTLSQLKSELEGEFQTTKKFIELFPEGKNDFAPHEKSMKMMPLATHLVEVFEWPNTILNTSELDFGKGDYKPTVLSTKEDLMKKLEEDYQAGKKALDSSTEDDLNPSWTIKNDGHELASWSKYGAIRHALNQITHHRAQLGVYYRLNNIPLPGSYGPSADQQSF, from the coding sequence ATGGATACCTTATCTCAATTAAAATCTGAACTGGAGGGAGAGTTCCAAACCACGAAAAAATTTATTGAACTGTTCCCGGAAGGAAAAAATGACTTTGCTCCTCATGAAAAAAGCATGAAAATGATGCCTCTTGCCACCCATCTTGTAGAAGTTTTTGAATGGCCGAACACCATTTTAAATACTTCTGAACTGGATTTTGGTAAAGGCGATTACAAACCTACCGTTCTTTCCACAAAGGAAGATCTTATGAAAAAACTGGAAGAAGATTATCAGGCGGGTAAAAAAGCTCTTGATAGCAGTACAGAAGATGATCTGAATCCCAGCTGGACGATTAAAAATGACGGCCATGAACTGGCAAGCTGGAGCAAATACGGCGCAATCCGTCATGCACTCAACCAGATCACGCATCACAGGGCTCAGCTGGGTGTGTATTACAGACTGAACAACATTCCTTTGCCAGGCAGCTATGGGCCTTCAGCAGACCAGCAAAGCTTTTAA